The following proteins are encoded in a genomic region of Spirosoma sp. SC4-14:
- a CDS encoding SDR family oxidoreductase → MNTTGMLRDGAMQGKTIIVTGGGTGLGKSISRYLVELGANVTICSRRQAVIDETAQELMNETGGQVLAVPCDVRNPAEIENVISQTIERFGKVDGLLNNSAGNFISPTERLSYKAFDTIVDIVLRGTYYFTLAIGKYWIENKIPGVVLNISTTYATTGSGYVVPSAVAKGGALIMTKSLAAEWGKYGIRLNAIAPGPFPTKGAWDRLFPEPMAKLIDPTSRIPLKRVGEHGELANLAAYLLSDYSAYITGETITIDGGEVLAAGEFNHLEQVTTEQWDMIEQSIKQANRASKKEGQG, encoded by the coding sequence ATGAACACCACAGGAATGCTCCGGGATGGAGCCATGCAGGGAAAAACGATTATTGTAACCGGCGGAGGAACAGGACTTGGTAAATCCATTAGCCGCTATTTAGTGGAGTTGGGAGCAAACGTTACAATCTGTAGCCGTCGGCAGGCAGTTATTGATGAAACGGCTCAGGAACTAATGAACGAAACTGGCGGACAGGTGCTGGCAGTGCCGTGCGATGTTCGGAATCCGGCCGAAATTGAAAACGTAATCAGTCAGACAATTGAGCGGTTTGGCAAAGTCGACGGGCTTCTGAATAATTCGGCGGGTAACTTCATCAGTCCAACCGAACGGTTGTCGTATAAGGCGTTCGATACCATTGTCGACATTGTGTTGCGGGGCACGTATTATTTTACGCTGGCCATCGGTAAATACTGGATAGAGAACAAAATCCCCGGCGTTGTGCTAAATATTTCCACGACCTATGCTACCACCGGATCGGGCTATGTTGTTCCATCGGCTGTAGCTAAAGGCGGAGCACTTATCATGACGAAATCATTGGCCGCCGAGTGGGGGAAATACGGTATCCGTCTCAATGCCATTGCTCCCGGTCCATTCCCGACCAAAGGTGCCTGGGATCGGTTATTTCCAGAACCTATGGCTAAACTCATCGACCCAACCAGTCGAATTCCCTTGAAACGGGTAGGAGAGCATGGCGAACTGGCCAATCTGGCGGCTTACTTATTGTCCGATTATTCGGCCTACATTACCGGCGAAACCATAACAATCGATGGGGGCGAAGTGCTGGCTGCCGGAGAGTTTAATCACCTCGAACAGGTAACGACGGAACAGTGGGATATGATTGAGCAAAGTATTAAGCAGGCCAACCGGGCCAGTAAAAAAGAAGGACAGGGATAA
- a CDS encoding redoxin domain-containing protein: MDLVSLASTSVLATAALAQSEKNQQPLVPKQQAPSFSVPDVYGQPISLAHYQGQKVLLVFARFAGCPVCNLRFHQLEARSSEFKVKGLAVITIYESSATVMKDYIDGQSYYSRLVPNPDESLYKLYQVERSVGKTIKGIVKGAVGKALKGNSLYTRKVTMDGHKDRISAEFLIDEQGNIATAYYGQYLGDELPMESIEQFLN, encoded by the coding sequence ATGGATCTTGTTTCACTGGCCTCAACGAGTGTTCTTGCCACAGCAGCACTAGCCCAATCCGAAAAAAACCAGCAGCCATTAGTGCCCAAACAACAGGCGCCTTCTTTTTCGGTGCCTGATGTATACGGTCAACCAATTTCGTTAGCTCATTATCAGGGCCAAAAAGTGTTACTCGTTTTTGCCCGATTTGCTGGTTGTCCTGTCTGTAATCTTCGCTTTCATCAGTTGGAAGCCCGCTCGTCCGAATTTAAAGTTAAAGGCTTAGCAGTCATTACAATCTATGAGTCGTCGGCTACAGTTATGAAAGACTATATAGATGGCCAATCGTACTATTCCCGTTTGGTACCCAATCCCGACGAAAGTCTCTACAAACTTTATCAAGTTGAACGGTCGGTGGGAAAAACAATAAAAGGAATAGTAAAAGGCGCGGTAGGTAAGGCGCTAAAAGGCAATTCTTTATATACGCGTAAGGTAACGATGGACGGGCATAAAGATCGCATCAGCGCGGAATTTCTCATCGACGAACAAGGCAACATTGCAACCGCTTACTATGGCCAGTATTTGGGCGATGAGCTCCCAATGGAAAGTATTGAGCAGTTTTTGAACTGA
- a CDS encoding sigma-70 family RNA polymerase sigma factor, translating to MKNRHPDDSTLLVNIQLRERVAYEFLYRYIYPSIARYVQKNNGNRADAEDLFQETLLALVENVKQPGFQLRSSLKTYLFSIARNLWLKRLRQQQPDLIDDFSPFESLTDTLPNDSREGLLTNWLSKVSPMCRLLLKALFYENQPIAQLMLRMGWKNKHTADNQKYKCVQQIRKVATVYS from the coding sequence ATGAAAAACAGACACCCCGATGACTCAACTTTATTAGTAAACATTCAATTGCGCGAACGGGTCGCCTACGAATTTCTGTACCGGTACATATACCCGTCCATCGCCCGTTATGTCCAGAAAAATAATGGAAACCGGGCCGATGCTGAAGACCTTTTCCAGGAAACACTGCTGGCGTTGGTAGAAAATGTAAAACAGCCCGGTTTTCAGCTTCGCTCGTCGCTCAAAACGTATCTATTTTCCATTGCCCGCAACCTTTGGCTGAAGCGTTTACGCCAGCAACAACCAGATCTGATCGATGATTTTTCACCATTCGAATCGCTAACGGATACCCTCCCGAACGATTCGCGGGAAGGTCTTCTCACAAACTGGCTATCGAAAGTAAGCCCTATGTGTCGTCTGCTCCTGAAAGCATTATTCTACGAAAATCAGCCCATAGCCCAGCTAATGCTCCGTATGGGCTGGAAGAATAAGCATACGGCTGATAATCAGAAATATAAATGTGTCCAGCAGATTCGAAAAGTAGCCACTGTGTATTCATAA
- a CDS encoding ABC transporter permease: MKTTDNKPLEPPMWAKRLLSWYCRPDLLEDLQGDLNEYFERNLMSKGAHRARLIYALDVLKFFRLYTIRKPDFINLFIHWIMLGSYLKTSRRSLVRNKLFSFINIFGLAVSMSVGLLVISFINDLLSFDNFQKKKDRIYRVISTFQTPEQPQVDLASTSIKVGQIIRKTVAGVEDVTILRNGFGGNATVGEKTIPFDALWADASFFNVFTFPLLEGDSATALKDPYSLVLTEKMAKKLFGDVDPLGKTVHIDTLDYTVTGLAKDVPHLSHLRFEALVSFATADIHLARNDPNFYGWDNIWQNYVYISLPKQGDITPVQTTLATLNKQENAAFKHKSFTVSLQPFDEIALGRRLQNAIGPTMIPLVVWILVGLAFVIMLSACFNYTNLSIARSLRRSREVGIRKVIGALKMHVLGQFMTESVLIALLALVFSFGLFLFLRTQFLGLDQFVSNLVSLNLSFRVVLYFVTLAIVVGLVAGFLPAIFFARINPIQVIKDVSVLRVFRRVTMRKVLIVVQYTISLIFITTTIIGYSQYRSFLTFDLGFSTENILNIKLLGNKGDVLAKELASIPTVSEVAKSQMVTSLGSVGGTTIKYKNPQDSALVWLNMVDEHYLPIHKHKLLAGKNFSLRPKHGEESEIIVNEQVLKRFNIAHRNPQKALGEIITVDGKKLAIVGVLKDFHYETIQSQIKPVMFRYSADPGGYLNIKISSTDLPVTMAQIEKVWNKIDKVHPMEAKFYDDQIEEAYRQFSVMLKVIGFIAFLAICIASLGLFGMVVFTTETKLKEISIRKVLGASEENLVFTLSKGLLGLLAVSALAALPITYLFFDNVVLTNFAYHQPIGLSDLLIGSLLVALIAMLLIGSQTLKAARINPANVLKSE, encoded by the coding sequence ATGAAAACGACAGACAACAAACCGTTAGAGCCGCCGATGTGGGCAAAACGCCTGCTGAGCTGGTACTGCCGCCCCGACCTGCTCGAAGACCTTCAGGGCGACCTGAACGAATACTTCGAACGAAACCTAATGAGCAAAGGTGCTCACCGCGCACGACTCATCTACGCGCTCGATGTATTGAAGTTTTTCAGGCTCTACACCATCCGTAAACCCGACTTTATCAATCTTTTCATTCACTGGATTATGCTTGGCAGCTACCTCAAAACCTCCCGGCGGAGCCTCGTCCGCAACAAACTGTTTTCGTTCATCAACATCTTCGGTCTGGCAGTGAGTATGTCGGTTGGGCTGCTGGTTATTTCGTTTATCAACGACCTGCTCTCTTTTGATAACTTTCAGAAGAAAAAAGACCGCATTTACCGGGTTATTAGCACATTTCAAACACCCGAACAGCCTCAAGTGGATCTGGCATCGACATCGATAAAAGTGGGTCAGATCATTCGGAAAACCGTTGCGGGCGTCGAAGATGTCACAATTCTTCGAAACGGGTTTGGCGGCAATGCCACGGTTGGCGAAAAAACCATTCCTTTCGATGCGTTATGGGCAGATGCGTCTTTCTTCAACGTCTTTACGTTTCCGCTCCTGGAAGGCGATTCGGCAACAGCGCTGAAAGATCCCTATTCACTGGTATTGACTGAAAAAATGGCCAAAAAGCTATTCGGCGATGTCGATCCATTGGGCAAAACAGTCCATATCGACACCCTTGACTATACAGTAACGGGCCTTGCCAAAGACGTTCCTCATTTGTCGCACCTGCGGTTCGAAGCACTGGTATCGTTTGCCACCGCCGACATTCATCTGGCCCGCAATGACCCTAATTTTTACGGATGGGATAACATCTGGCAAAATTACGTCTATATCTCCCTACCCAAACAGGGAGATATTACCCCTGTGCAAACTACACTCGCCACACTGAATAAGCAGGAAAATGCTGCATTTAAACATAAGAGTTTTACGGTATCACTTCAGCCGTTCGATGAAATTGCTCTAGGTCGTAGGCTCCAAAATGCCATCGGCCCTACCATGATTCCTCTGGTTGTCTGGATACTGGTCGGTCTGGCTTTTGTGATTATGCTATCGGCCTGTTTCAACTACACAAATCTGTCCATTGCCCGTTCCCTTCGGCGTTCCCGCGAAGTGGGTATTCGGAAGGTAATTGGTGCCCTAAAAATGCACGTACTAGGCCAGTTCATGACCGAATCTGTCCTTATTGCGCTGCTTGCACTGGTATTCTCGTTCGGATTGTTTCTGTTCCTGCGCACACAGTTTCTGGGTCTCGATCAATTTGTCAGTAACCTGGTTTCGCTCAATTTATCGTTCCGGGTTGTTCTTTATTTCGTAACACTGGCCATTGTGGTCGGACTGGTTGCGGGGTTCTTACCCGCCATCTTCTTCGCCCGTATCAATCCAATCCAGGTCATTAAAGACGTATCCGTTCTGAGAGTGTTCCGGCGCGTGACGATGCGTAAGGTACTGATTGTTGTGCAGTATACGATTTCTCTGATCTTCATCACGACTACCATCATTGGCTACTCGCAGTACCGCAGTTTTCTTACCTTCGATTTAGGTTTCAGTACCGAAAACATTTTAAATATTAAGCTTCTGGGTAATAAGGGCGATGTGTTGGCCAAAGAACTCGCCAGTATACCCACTGTCAGTGAAGTAGCCAAATCGCAAATGGTCACCAGTTTAGGGAGCGTAGGTGGTACAACCATAAAATACAAAAACCCGCAGGACTCGGCGCTGGTGTGGCTCAACATGGTAGACGAGCATTATTTACCCATTCATAAACACAAGCTACTGGCCGGAAAAAACTTCAGTCTACGACCAAAGCATGGCGAGGAAAGCGAAATTATTGTGAATGAGCAGGTGCTGAAGCGCTTCAACATTGCCCACCGAAACCCACAGAAAGCGCTGGGCGAAATCATTACCGTCGATGGTAAAAAGCTGGCTATTGTCGGCGTACTGAAAGATTTTCATTACGAAACGATCCAGAGCCAAATCAAACCCGTTATGTTTCGGTACTCGGCCGATCCGGGTGGCTATCTGAATATTAAAATTAGCTCGACCGATTTGCCTGTAACGATGGCACAGATAGAAAAGGTCTGGAATAAAATCGACAAGGTTCACCCGATGGAAGCCAAATTCTACGACGATCAGATTGAGGAAGCCTACCGTCAGTTTTCGGTAATGCTGAAAGTGATTGGTTTCATTGCTTTTCTGGCTATTTGTATTGCCTCGTTGGGTCTGTTCGGTATGGTTGTGTTCACGACCGAAACGAAACTGAAGGAAATTAGTATTCGTAAAGTTCTGGGAGCCAGCGAAGAAAATTTAGTATTCACCTTAAGCAAAGGCTTATTGGGGTTACTGGCGGTGTCGGCTTTAGCTGCGTTACCGATCACCTACTTGTTTTTCGACAACGTAGTGCTCACAAATTTTGCTTACCACCAGCCCATTGGCCTTAGCGACTTGCTGATTGGCAGTCTGCTTGTTGCGCTTATTGCCATGCTACTGATCGGCTCGCAAACCCTGAAAGCAGCCCGCATCAATCCGGCGAATGTACTGAAGAGTGAATGA
- a CDS encoding crotonase/enoyl-CoA hydratase family protein gives MSPTYQSLSLVAADGVMTVTLLGPGKGNAMGPEFWEELPRAMEAINQMPDIRCVLFRGSGDHFSYGLNIPQMMPRLASMTTGTVVAHQRVDLMAQIRQMQSGFLKMHESPKPVIAAIHGWCIGGALNMIAAADIRLCSREAKFSLREAKLAITPDVGGLQFLPLIVGQGITREMAFTGADYDAAFAERTGLVNHVYDTPDQLFEAAQALAHQIASNPATAVQGAKRVLNYSLNKSIEDGLQYVAVWNSSQLQSDDFGEAIQASLEKRQAEFNKKANRGY, from the coding sequence ATGAGCCCTACCTATCAATCGTTATCATTAGTTGCAGCCGACGGTGTTATGACCGTTACGTTGCTTGGGCCCGGCAAAGGCAATGCGATGGGCCCTGAGTTTTGGGAGGAATTGCCCAGGGCGATGGAGGCAATTAATCAGATGCCCGATATTCGATGTGTGCTGTTTCGGGGCAGTGGCGACCATTTTAGCTACGGTCTGAACATTCCGCAGATGATGCCCCGGCTGGCCAGTATGACAACCGGAACCGTGGTTGCTCACCAGCGAGTCGATCTGATGGCACAGATTCGGCAGATGCAGTCTGGTTTTCTGAAAATGCACGAATCGCCAAAGCCTGTTATTGCCGCTATTCATGGCTGGTGTATTGGGGGCGCACTCAACATGATTGCGGCTGCTGATATTCGCCTGTGTTCGCGCGAGGCAAAATTTAGTTTGCGGGAGGCTAAGCTTGCCATCACACCCGATGTGGGCGGATTGCAGTTTCTGCCACTGATTGTTGGGCAGGGAATCACGCGTGAAATGGCCTTTACGGGCGCAGACTATGATGCAGCTTTTGCCGAACGCACGGGGCTGGTCAATCACGTATACGACACCCCCGATCAATTGTTTGAAGCTGCTCAGGCGCTGGCTCATCAGATTGCCAGCAATCCGGCAACCGCCGTTCAGGGGGCTAAACGTGTACTGAACTATAGCCTGAATAAATCCATTGAAGATGGCTTGCAGTACGTAGCCGTCTGGAACTCATCTCAGCTACAATCCGACGATTTTGGTGAGGCCATTCAGGCATCGCTGGAAAAGCGTCAGGCCGAGTTCAATAAAAAAGCAAATCGAGGTTATTAA
- a CDS encoding cupin domain-containing protein produces the protein MADERPIIISAQNAEHYNWGNQCDGWHLIKSDSLSIIQERMLPGTSEIKHYHQQARQFFFVLSGEATMEIGNEKVVLKTHEGIEIPPRVAHQMRNDSAADVLFIVTSTPKSHGDRIVVG, from the coding sequence ATGGCAGATGAACGACCAATCATAATCAGCGCCCAGAACGCCGAACACTACAACTGGGGCAATCAGTGCGATGGCTGGCATTTAATTAAATCCGATTCTCTGAGTATCATTCAGGAGCGAATGCTCCCTGGCACATCAGAAATAAAACATTATCACCAGCAAGCACGGCAGTTTTTCTTCGTGCTTTCCGGAGAAGCAACAATGGAGATTGGAAATGAGAAAGTCGTCCTGAAAACCCATGAAGGCATCGAGATTCCACCACGGGTAGCTCACCAGATGCGCAACGACTCGGCAGCCGATGTACTATTTATCGTAACATCAACCCCTAAAAGTCATGGCGACCGGATTGTTGTCGGATAA
- a CDS encoding NAD(P)H-dependent oxidoreductase, whose product MKIALISTSSRKNSNSLRFVTYIKHLLAEDGQHDVTVVSFEHYDIPFVGQGSVKHEELTSFQQELINAWEPADLVLFAMPEYNWAAPPQATNTIHQLGVPSFKHLFNNKVFTMVGISNGRGGRQPALDMTTVVNKTISFTNSYSIVSPKLYESHETDKNLDETGQFIGHEVYERTARAFLHYTLSVAQRWIVTEPAV is encoded by the coding sequence ATGAAAATCGCTTTAATTTCTACCTCGTCGCGTAAAAACAGCAATTCTTTGCGCTTCGTCACTTATATAAAACACCTACTGGCCGAAGATGGTCAGCACGATGTTACAGTCGTAAGCTTCGAGCACTACGACATTCCATTTGTAGGTCAGGGGTCGGTGAAGCACGAAGAGCTTACCTCGTTCCAGCAGGAATTAATTAACGCCTGGGAGCCTGCGGATCTGGTGTTGTTTGCCATGCCCGAATACAACTGGGCGGCACCACCACAGGCAACCAATACCATTCATCAATTGGGCGTTCCCTCGTTCAAACACCTGTTCAATAATAAGGTGTTTACTATGGTTGGCATTTCGAACGGGCGGGGGGGGCGTCAGCCAGCGCTGGATATGACAACGGTTGTTAACAAGACTATTAGCTTCACAAATAGCTATTCTATTGTGTCGCCGAAACTCTATGAATCGCACGAAACGGATAAGAATCTGGATGAAACCGGCCAGTTTATCGGACACGAAGTCTACGAACGAACGGCCCGTGCTTTTCTACACTATACACTCAGTGTGGCACAACGGTGGATCGTGACTGAACCGGCAGTATAA
- a CDS encoding GNAT family N-acetyltransferase, whose amino-acid sequence MTIRLATITDLPALLNLVKRVVPLMHQSGNFQWDTQYPNETVFSQDIAKAQLWVADIDGHLAGVAAMTEDQEPEYAQVGFDLNQRAVVTHRLAVDPSFQGRGIAAALLTQAEQLARDRGVQFLRIDTNSENQVTQKLFPKMGYQFAGEITLSFRPGLRFLAYEKQL is encoded by the coding sequence ATGACCATCCGTCTCGCTACCATTACCGATTTGCCCGCACTGCTAAACCTTGTGAAACGGGTGGTCCCCTTGATGCACCAATCCGGAAATTTTCAGTGGGATACTCAGTATCCGAATGAAACGGTGTTTAGTCAGGATATTGCCAAAGCACAACTGTGGGTTGCCGACATCGACGGGCACCTGGCGGGTGTAGCGGCAATGACCGAAGACCAGGAGCCCGAATATGCTCAGGTTGGCTTCGATCTGAATCAGCGGGCTGTTGTTACCCACCGGTTGGCCGTCGATCCATCTTTTCAGGGCCGGGGAATTGCGGCTGCTTTATTAACTCAGGCCGAACAACTTGCGCGGGATCGCGGGGTTCAGTTTCTGCGGATCGATACCAATTCCGAAAACCAGGTCACGCAGAAATTATTCCCTAAAATGGGCTATCAGTTTGCCGGAGAAATCACCCTCAGCTTTCGGCCAGGTCTACGGTTTCTGGCTTACGAAAAACAGCTATAA
- a CDS encoding mechanosensitive ion channel family protein, producing the protein MDFSQAPELIYAELSLWIRNAIRYIPKVAVAVLVLVLFTLLSRWLSRWVIRGLNRFSTNISLINLTGAVMRVFTMAVGMFVALSVLGLDKTVTSLLAGAGVLALAIGFAFQDLTTNFISGAMIAFARPVQVGDIVETNGFTGKVLDIKLRSIVIDNGKGQTVELPSKDVFQKPIINYSRIGHRRIEVTAGISYIDDLSKAQQIAIEAVRGLPFVLQDQPIELHYRNFGDANIQFVLWFWIKSAGGSPPVALSEAIIAIKKAFDEHRILTVFAWQTFDLKQKLIDLHTENPAS; encoded by the coding sequence ATGGATTTTTCACAAGCCCCCGAACTTATTTATGCCGAACTCTCGCTCTGGATTCGTAATGCAATCCGATATATTCCAAAGGTAGCTGTAGCGGTTCTCGTACTCGTTCTTTTCACATTACTCTCGCGCTGGCTAAGCCGTTGGGTTATCCGGGGCCTGAACCGTTTCAGCACTAATATCTCGCTGATCAATTTAACGGGGGCTGTCATGCGCGTGTTTACAATGGCCGTTGGGATGTTTGTAGCGTTGAGCGTATTGGGTCTCGATAAAACCGTTACGTCGTTGCTGGCCGGTGCCGGTGTACTCGCCCTGGCAATTGGTTTTGCCTTTCAGGACCTTACTACCAACTTTATTTCGGGCGCTATGATTGCCTTTGCCCGTCCGGTGCAGGTTGGCGACATTGTCGAAACCAACGGATTTACGGGTAAAGTGCTCGACATAAAACTACGGTCTATTGTGATTGATAATGGAAAAGGCCAAACGGTTGAATTGCCCAGCAAAGATGTGTTCCAGAAACCAATCATTAATTATTCGCGAATCGGTCACCGACGCATTGAAGTGACAGCGGGTATTTCCTATATCGATGATTTATCCAAAGCTCAGCAGATCGCCATTGAGGCCGTACGGGGGCTACCTTTTGTGTTACAAGATCAGCCAATTGAATTACATTACCGGAATTTTGGCGATGCCAACATCCAGTTTGTACTTTGGTTCTGGATCAAATCGGCCGGAGGCAGTCCGCCTGTTGCGCTTAGTGAAGCGATTATAGCTATCAAGAAAGCCTTTGACGAGCACAGGATTCTGACTGTTTTTGCGTGGCAAACATTCGATTTAAAGCAAAAACTAATTGACTTACATACCGAGAATCCAGCCTCCTGA
- a CDS encoding helix-turn-helix transcriptional regulator, whose translation MKGTNLGEFEELVLLTIAALVNDAYSVAICDELEKHTGRAAKLGVVHAVLNRLEEKGLVKSSLGEATSARGGKRKRFYEVTHAGKVGLLKAKEVRESLWRVIPGFNLGGSI comes from the coding sequence ATGAAAGGGACAAATCTGGGTGAATTTGAGGAACTGGTACTCTTAACTATTGCGGCACTGGTCAACGATGCCTATAGCGTTGCCATCTGCGATGAACTGGAAAAACACACTGGACGGGCCGCCAAGCTGGGGGTTGTTCATGCCGTTTTGAATCGACTGGAAGAAAAAGGGCTTGTAAAAAGCAGCCTTGGCGAAGCCACCAGTGCCCGTGGGGGCAAACGCAAACGCTTCTACGAAGTAACACATGCTGGTAAAGTTGGCTTATTGAAAGCCAAAGAAGTACGCGAATCGCTCTGGCGCGTTATTCCTGGTTTTAACCTTGGAGGCTCTATATGA
- a CDS encoding aminotransferase class V-fold PLP-dependent enzyme, translating to MHFDTLALRATHQSDPITGAVVSPLYLSTTFARDEANELPSQYIYTRPNNPTREALEKALAALEGGTVGMAFGSGQAATMTLFQALRPGDHVVLAADAYYGTPALLEQVFHPWGLTYTRVDMSDLAAVQQSIHENTRVVWCETPSNPMLAITDLLTISSMAHDAGAICVCDNTWATPALQRPFDFNCDVVMHSTTKYLSGHSDVLGGALIFRRDDEFTQRIRNLQSLSGAVPSPFDCWLISRGIKTLGVRIRAQTVTAQAVAEFLDGHYAVEKVHYPGLANHPDRAIIHQQMNAPGAMLSVQVKGGAQEALQFIGKLKLITRATSLGGVESLIEHRASVEGPNTTTPQNLVRISIGLEHAEDLIADLAQALDAIG from the coding sequence ATCCATTTCGATACCCTGGCCCTCCGCGCTACCCATCAATCCGACCCTATTACCGGCGCTGTTGTCTCCCCGCTCTACCTGTCTACAACTTTTGCCCGCGACGAGGCCAATGAACTGCCCAGTCAATACATCTATACACGACCCAATAACCCAACGCGGGAAGCCCTGGAAAAAGCCCTGGCCGCTCTGGAAGGGGGCACCGTTGGTATGGCCTTTGGATCGGGACAGGCAGCAACCATGACTCTCTTTCAGGCCCTGCGTCCGGGCGATCATGTGGTGTTGGCTGCTGATGCCTATTATGGTACACCTGCGCTGCTCGAACAGGTTTTTCATCCCTGGGGGCTTACCTATACGCGGGTCGATATGAGCGATCTGGCAGCTGTGCAGCAGTCGATCCACGAAAATACCCGCGTAGTCTGGTGCGAAACGCCCTCCAATCCAATGCTGGCAATTACGGATCTGCTCACCATCAGCAGTATGGCCCACGACGCGGGCGCTATCTGCGTTTGCGACAATACCTGGGCTACTCCTGCTCTTCAGCGCCCATTCGATTTCAATTGCGATGTAGTAATGCACTCAACGACCAAATACCTCAGCGGTCATAGCGACGTATTGGGTGGTGCATTGATTTTCAGACGCGATGATGAGTTTACGCAGCGCATTCGCAACCTGCAAAGTTTGTCGGGGGCTGTTCCATCGCCGTTTGATTGCTGGCTGATAAGTCGGGGCATTAAAACGCTTGGTGTACGCATACGAGCACAAACTGTTACCGCACAAGCTGTGGCTGAATTTCTGGATGGGCATTATGCAGTTGAAAAAGTGCATTATCCTGGACTAGCCAATCACCCCGACCGCGCAATTATTCACCAGCAAATGAACGCGCCCGGTGCGATGCTGTCGGTTCAGGTAAAAGGCGGAGCCCAGGAAGCACTTCAGTTTATCGGAAAACTGAAGTTGATAACCCGAGCCACCAGTCTGGGGGGTGTAGAAAGCCTGATCGAGCATCGCGCTAGTGTAGAAGGCCCCAACACAACAACACCCCAAAATCTAGTACGTATTTCGATTGGTCTGGAACATGCCGAAGACCTCATTGCCGATCTGGCTCAGGCGCTGGATGCTATCGGCTAA
- a CDS encoding cysteine desulfurase family protein, giving the protein MTPTAAVYLDNAATTRLDPEVLDAMLPLMTEQFGNPSSIHSHGRTVRTALEKARKTVAGLLNTSPAEIFFTSGGTEADNTAIRGSIETYALKHAITSPLEHHAVLHTLEYLAKQGTIQLSLVNIDSKGHIDLDHLESLLKKNQTDGAERSLVSLMHGNNEIGNLLDLNRAGEICRAYKAVFHSDTVQTMGHFRHNLQQLPVDFIVGAGHKFHGPKGVGFLYVNAEHVKIHPFIHGGAQERNMRGGTENVYGIVGLAKALEIAYRDMAAHKQHILSLKRRMVEQLLEKMPDVRFNGDSADLENSLYTVLNVSLPASDINDMLLFSLDIARISASGGSACSSGSNVGSHVLAALPNLDPERGYVRFSFGKYNTQEEIDYAVDTLVGLYQKELAN; this is encoded by the coding sequence ATGACACCTACCGCTGCCGTATACCTTGATAATGCCGCTACTACCCGGCTCGATCCTGAAGTGCTGGACGCCATGTTACCGCTTATGACTGAGCAATTTGGTAATCCGTCGTCCATTCATAGTCATGGCCGAACCGTTCGGACCGCCCTTGAAAAAGCACGCAAGACCGTTGCTGGTTTATTGAATACATCGCCTGCCGAAATTTTTTTTACATCGGGTGGCACCGAAGCCGATAACACCGCCATTCGGGGAAGTATCGAAACCTATGCGTTGAAACATGCGATTACCTCACCCCTGGAACACCATGCGGTGTTGCATACTCTCGAATACCTGGCCAAACAGGGAACCATTCAACTGAGTCTGGTCAACATCGACTCGAAAGGCCATATCGACCTCGATCATCTTGAATCATTGCTAAAGAAAAACCAGACAGATGGCGCTGAGCGGTCGCTGGTTTCGCTGATGCATGGCAACAATGAGATCGGCAATTTGCTCGATCTGAATCGGGCCGGTGAAATCTGCCGCGCTTATAAAGCGGTCTTTCATTCCGATACGGTCCAGACTATGGGGCATTTTCGCCATAATTTACAGCAACTCCCCGTCGATTTTATCGTTGGGGCCGGACATAAATTTCACGGGCCTAAAGGTGTCGGGTTTCTGTATGTCAATGCTGAGCATGTGAAAATTCACCCGTTCATTCACGGAGGAGCCCAGGAACGGAATATGCGGGGAGGAACCGAGAATGTTTACGGAATTGTCGGATTGGCTAAAGCACTTGAAATTGCTTATCGCGATATGGCAGCGCATAAGCAGCATATTCTGTCACTGAAGCGCCGGATGGTTGAACAACTCCTGGAAAAAATGCCTGATGTGCGCTTCAATGGCGATTCGGCCGATCTGGAAAACAGTTTGTATACGGTGCTGAATGTGAGCCTGCCTGCATCCGACATCAACGATATGTTGTTGTTCAGCCTGGATATTGCCCGGATTTCGGCATCGGGCGGTTCGGCCTGTTCGAGTGGTTCAAACGTGGGGTCGCACGTGCTGGCAGCCCTGCCCAACCTCGACCCTGAGCGGGGCTATGTCCGGTTCTCGTTTGGTAAGTACAACACGCAGGAAGAAATTGACTACGCCGTTGATACGCTGGTAGGATTGTATCAGAAAGAACTGGCGAATTGA